One genomic segment of Novisyntrophococcus fermenticellae includes these proteins:
- a CDS encoding DUF4190 domain-containing protein produces the protein MNDYYNSNPQSYDYNGPDVPYHPPGAPGMATAALVLGICSILFSLTGLGLILGSIGIVLALLSRGKGQMNTSAKFGLGLSAGGAVLGIIIMLGSLLFITHSITKTDWDDFSDYVYEYDAGDQDGMEDFFSGIL, from the coding sequence ATGAACGATTACTACAACAGCAATCCGCAAAGCTATGATTATAACGGTCCTGACGTGCCTTATCATCCCCCGGGGGCTCCCGGTATGGCTACAGCTGCGTTAGTCTTAGGGATATGTTCCATCTTATTTTCACTTACCGGTCTCGGTCTTATTCTGGGGTCCATCGGAATTGTTCTGGCTCTGCTTTCCAGAGGAAAGGGACAAATGAATACCTCTGCAAAGTTCGGTCTCGGATTGTCCGCAGGCGGAGCAGTACTTGGCATCATTATCATGCTTGGGTCTCTGTTATTCATAACGCATTCTATCACTAAAACCGACTGGGATGATTTTTCGGACTATGTCTATGAATATGATGCCGGAGATCAGGATGGAATGGAAGACTTTTTCAGCGGTATCCTGTGA
- a CDS encoding DUF975 family protein, with amino-acid sequence MEQSKQLKMDAREALIGNYGTYIAAYLIFTLINTCVYLFLYWFLMLAASRFSAIAGILVSFLFSILLNLLKIGLEKSALSISRHQSIGIGDLFFGLTHHPDRFLVIEFIKGIVYAVFTIIPAFVFTNYTFTKQGTDMLLQSSDVTDILSFALPYLGGFLLITGIGTLIASLLLMPLRLSTFLLMDDSGLSAMNALKKSASMMRGHMGSYFFLNYLSFLGLHLLNYVGSGLPMLWIYPYKQVTLSNFYNTLRSV; translated from the coding sequence ATGGAACAGTCAAAACAATTAAAAATGGATGCCCGTGAGGCATTAATCGGCAATTATGGAACCTATATTGCCGCTTATCTGATATTTACATTGATCAATACCTGCGTTTACTTATTTTTATACTGGTTTCTGATGTTGGCAGCCTCCCGCTTTTCAGCCATTGCCGGTATTCTGGTTTCTTTTCTTTTCAGTATTCTGTTGAATCTGTTAAAGATAGGGTTAGAGAAATCAGCACTATCTATAAGCCGTCATCAATCCATCGGCATTGGAGATCTGTTTTTCGGGCTGACACATCATCCGGATCGTTTTCTGGTGATTGAGTTTATTAAAGGCATTGTATATGCCGTATTCACAATCATTCCTGCCTTCGTGTTTACAAACTATACATTCACAAAGCAGGGCACAGATATGCTTCTGCAAAGTTCGGATGTAACAGATATACTTTCTTTTGCTCTCCCCTATCTGGGTGGATTTCTGTTAATTACAGGAATCGGTACTCTGATTGCATCTTTGCTTCTTATGCCTCTTCGCCTGTCCACCTTTCTATTGATGGATGACTCGGGGCTTTCGGCTATGAATGCCTTAAAGAAAAGTGCTTCTATGATGAGAGGACATATGGGAAGTTACTTTTTTCTGAATTATCTGAGTTTTTTAGGGCTTCACCTCTTAAATTATGTGGGAAGTGGTCTGCCTATGCTCTGGATTTACCCATATAAGCAGGTAACACTTTCTAACTTTTACAACACACTACGCTCTGTATAA
- a CDS encoding cofactor-independent phosphoglycerate mutase, with protein MKYIVMLGDGMADEPVESLDGKTPLEYAETQALDALAKISEIGMVQTIPEGMAPGSDTANLSVIGYDPKVYYTGRSPLEALSIGVNMSAEDVALRCNIVTLSEEDVPYEKRTIIDHSASEISTEDARILLQAVTEELEDEVYHFYTGTSYRHCLIWSKGQVVPLTPPHDVLGQTITHYLPGDEKLLQMQKRSYEILKDHPINVKRKSEGLNPANSFWFWGAGTRPALSSFSEKYHKKGVMISAVDLLKGIAVGTGITNIKVEGANGGLDTNYEGKAQAAVNALLKDGYDFAYIHLEAPDEMGHQGSADRKVEAIHRMDTRILAPVRAQMDASGEDYRLLVLPDHPTPVRLRTHVSDPVPYLLYDSSSPEEHVWHYNEKEAETSGNKVNQGHELMGYLFSR; from the coding sequence GTGAAATATATTGTGATGCTGGGAGACGGGATGGCCGATGAACCAGTTGAAAGTCTGGATGGGAAGACACCTTTGGAATATGCTGAAACTCAGGCGTTGGATGCGTTAGCGAAGATATCAGAAATCGGAATGGTACAGACAATTCCTGAGGGTATGGCTCCGGGGTCAGATACTGCGAATCTGTCTGTCATCGGATATGACCCCAAGGTGTATTATACAGGACGCTCCCCATTGGAAGCACTGAGTATAGGGGTAAATATGAGCGCTGAGGATGTGGCTTTACGCTGCAATATCGTAACTCTTTCGGAAGAGGATGTGCCCTATGAGAAAAGGACAATTATAGATCACAGTGCTTCGGAAATTTCCACGGAAGATGCAAGGATCCTTTTGCAGGCCGTGACAGAAGAACTTGAAGACGAGGTTTATCACTTTTATACAGGAACCAGTTACCGCCATTGCCTGATCTGGTCAAAGGGGCAGGTAGTTCCGCTAACCCCGCCGCATGATGTGCTGGGGCAGACGATTACGCACTATCTGCCAGGGGATGAGAAACTTCTTCAGATGCAGAAGCGCAGTTATGAGATTTTGAAAGATCATCCTATCAATGTAAAGCGGAAGTCGGAAGGATTGAATCCTGCTAATAGTTTCTGGTTCTGGGGTGCTGGTACCAGACCTGCCCTTTCTTCTTTTTCGGAGAAGTACCATAAAAAGGGTGTCATGATATCGGCAGTGGATTTACTGAAAGGGATTGCCGTGGGAACAGGAATTACCAATATTAAAGTAGAAGGAGCCAACGGAGGCCTTGACACAAATTATGAAGGTAAAGCCCAGGCGGCAGTGAATGCACTTTTGAAAGATGGATATGATTTTGCTTACATCCATCTGGAAGCACCCGATGAGATGGGACATCAGGGTAGTGCCGATAGGAAAGTGGAGGCCATACACCGGATGGATACCAGAATTCTTGCGCCTGTCAGGGCGCAGATGGATGCGTCTGGAGAGGATTACCGCCTTCTGGTACTTCCGGATCATCCGACTCCGGTTCGCCTTCGTACCCATGTGTCAGATCCTGTGCCGTATCTGCTGTATGACAGCAGTTCACCAGAGGAGCATGTCTGGCATTATAACGAAAAAGAGGCTGAAACCAGTGGAAATAAGGTGAATCAGGGACATGAACTGATGGGATATCTTTTTTCAAGATAG
- a CDS encoding homoserine dehydrogenase: MIKVAVLGYGTVGSGVVEVFRQNQEVLNKSVGQDIELKYVLDLREFPGDPVEKVLVHDFETIVNDPEVNVVVEVMGGLNPSFNFVKRCLENGKSVCTSNKELVAQHGTDLLQTAREHHVNFLFEASCGGGIPIIRPLYQSLTADKIDEVSGILNGTTNYILSKMASDGSGFEEVLKKAQDKGYAERNPEADVEGYDACRKIAILSSLAFGNYVDYKDIYTEGITRITAADIKYAQTIGVSIKLLAISRRTEKGTYAMVSPVMIDSANSLYSVNGVFNAISIHGNMLGDAMFYGRGAGKLPTASAVVADVVEAAKNLNKTVMGEGWNPEKLELLPLDEVSSRFFVRIRGNASSVLPAVEHAFGEVDPISIPSMDGEFGFITGEMTEAEYREKSVKLEGIISMIRARLHG; encoded by the coding sequence ATGATAAAAGTAGCAGTTTTAGGTTATGGGACCGTAGGATCCGGAGTTGTGGAAGTGTTTCGTCAGAATCAGGAAGTACTTAACAAGAGCGTGGGCCAGGACATAGAGCTTAAGTATGTTTTGGATTTGAGAGAGTTTCCAGGAGATCCGGTGGAAAAGGTCCTGGTACATGACTTTGAAACCATTGTGAATGATCCGGAAGTGAATGTTGTAGTAGAGGTGATGGGAGGGCTGAATCCGTCTTTTAACTTTGTAAAGAGATGCCTGGAAAATGGAAAGAGTGTATGTACATCCAACAAAGAACTGGTGGCGCAGCATGGAACAGATTTGCTGCAGACTGCCAGGGAGCATCATGTAAACTTTTTATTTGAGGCCAGCTGTGGAGGAGGAATCCCGATTATTCGTCCTTTATATCAATCCCTGACTGCGGATAAAATTGATGAGGTTTCCGGTATCCTAAATGGAACTACAAACTATATTTTAAGCAAAATGGCAAGCGATGGTTCTGGGTTTGAGGAGGTTCTGAAAAAGGCCCAGGATAAAGGGTATGCAGAGCGAAATCCCGAAGCGGATGTGGAAGGATACGATGCCTGCCGTAAGATTGCAATTCTGTCATCTCTGGCGTTTGGGAATTATGTAGACTATAAGGACATCTATACAGAGGGAATTACCAGGATAACGGCAGCTGATATTAAATATGCCCAGACAATTGGAGTCAGTATAAAACTGCTGGCGATCAGCCGTCGTACGGAAAAAGGAACCTATGCCATGGTCAGCCCGGTTATGATTGACTCAGCCAATTCACTGTATAGTGTCAATGGAGTTTTCAATGCGATTTCCATCCATGGCAACATGCTTGGTGATGCCATGTTTTACGGAAGAGGAGCAGGTAAACTGCCCACTGCAAGTGCTGTGGTCGCAGATGTAGTTGAGGCGGCAAAAAATCTGAACAAGACCGTGATGGGCGAAGGATGGAATCCCGAAAAACTGGAGCTGCTGCCTTTGGATGAAGTCTCCAGCCGTTTCTTTGTACGTATCCGGGGGAATGCATCCAGTGTTTTGCCTGCTGTGGAGCATGCATTTGGAGAAGTTGATCCGATATCCATTCCAAGCATGGATGGAGAATTTGGTTTTATAACGGGTGAGATGACGGAAGCAGAGTATAGAGAAAAGTCAGTAAAACTTGAGGGAATTATCAGCATGATTCGTGCCAGACTGCATGGCTGA
- a CDS encoding ACT domain-containing protein yields MKDTVKYYVVKEKAIPEVLLKVLQAKSLMEKKELTVQEATERVGISRSSFYKYKDDIFPFHDNAKGKTITFILQMDDEPGLLSGVLKTIARYHGNVLTIHQSIPLNGVATLTISVDIAPEVGDAAAMMGSIEKKDGVHYFKILGRE; encoded by the coding sequence ATGAAAGATACAGTCAAGTATTACGTGGTAAAAGAAAAGGCAATTCCAGAAGTTCTGCTGAAGGTATTACAAGCCAAGAGCCTGATGGAAAAGAAAGAGCTTACGGTACAGGAAGCCACAGAAAGAGTGGGGATCAGCCGAAGCTCCTTTTATAAGTATAAAGATGATATTTTTCCTTTTCATGACAATGCGAAGGGGAAGACAATTACATTTATACTGCAGATGGACGATGAACCGGGGCTGTTGTCGGGGGTTTTGAAAACCATTGCCAGATACCACGGCAATGTTTTGACCATACATCAGTCCATACCGCTTAATGGAGTGGCTACACTTACTATAAGTGTGGATATAGCACCGGAGGTAGGAGATGCTGCCGCCATGATGGGCAGCATTGAGAAAAAGGATGGCGTTCATTATTTTAAAATATTAGGCAGGGAGTGA
- a CDS encoding glycoside hydrolase family 13 protein — protein sequence MNKAWWKEAVVYQIYPRSFMDGNGDGIGDLKGITSRLDYLQTLGVDVVWLSPVYKSPNDDNGYDISDYQDIMDEFGTMDDFDEMLREAHRRGIRIVMDLVVNHTSDEHRWFVESRKSRENPYRDYYIWKNPKEDGSAPNNWGACFGGSAWEYDEATNMYYLHLFSKKQPDLNWENAQVRKEVFDMMTWWCDKGIDGFRMDVISMISKTPEMPDGPVGDQGYGDFGPYSIHGPHVHDYLKEMNQKVLSKYDLMTVGETAGVTVEEAKRYSGEDGHELNMVFQFEHVESDGKYGKWSDQRIPLSFLKENLSKWQTELYGNAWNSLYWDNHDQPRAVSRFGDDRAEYREVSAKMLGTLLHMMQGTPYIYQGEELGMTNYPFQSKADFRDIESIHAYEDWVESGKVEHEDFWPCLLNKSRDNARTPVQWDDTKNAGFTQGNPWIQVNPNYTDINAKAELENPDSVFYYYQKLIKLRKEYPVIVYGKYELQLADDENIFAYTRTLDDQRIFVVCNYNQSRCNIQIPSEFSKAECLIANYERKCYEGTLELKPYEAFVLYHK from the coding sequence ATGAACAAAGCATGGTGGAAGGAAGCAGTTGTATATCAGATTTATCCAAGGAGCTTTATGGATGGTAATGGGGACGGAATCGGTGATCTGAAAGGGATAACCAGCCGCCTGGACTATCTCCAGACTCTGGGTGTAGATGTTGTCTGGCTGTCGCCGGTTTACAAATCGCCAAACGATGACAATGGATATGATATCAGTGATTATCAGGATATTATGGATGAATTTGGAACGATGGATGACTTTGATGAGATGCTGCGTGAGGCACACAGACGGGGAATCCGGATTGTCATGGATTTAGTGGTCAACCATACATCCGATGAACACCGCTGGTTTGTGGAGAGCCGTAAAAGCAGAGAAAATCCATACAGAGATTATTATATCTGGAAAAACCCTAAAGAGGATGGCAGCGCTCCGAATAACTGGGGTGCCTGTTTTGGAGGCTCAGCCTGGGAATACGATGAAGCCACGAATATGTACTACCTCCATCTGTTTTCGAAAAAACAGCCGGATTTGAATTGGGAAAATGCGCAGGTTCGCAAGGAAGTTTTTGATATGATGACCTGGTGGTGTGACAAGGGAATTGACGGTTTTAGGATGGATGTTATCAGCATGATTTCCAAGACGCCGGAGATGCCGGATGGACCGGTCGGGGATCAGGGGTATGGAGATTTCGGCCCGTACAGTATCCACGGTCCGCATGTCCATGACTATTTGAAGGAGATGAACCAGAAGGTTCTTTCCAAATATGATTTAATGACGGTGGGAGAGACCGCCGGAGTGACAGTTGAAGAGGCGAAACGTTATTCCGGGGAGGACGGCCATGAACTCAACATGGTATTCCAGTTTGAACATGTTGAATCAGATGGTAAATATGGAAAGTGGTCGGATCAGAGGATACCGCTTTCATTTTTAAAAGAAAACCTTTCAAAATGGCAGACTGAGCTGTACGGAAATGCATGGAACAGCTTATACTGGGATAATCATGACCAGCCAAGGGCAGTGTCACGCTTTGGCGATGACAGAGCCGAATACAGAGAGGTATCAGCCAAGATGCTGGGTACTTTGCTTCATATGATGCAGGGTACACCTTATATCTATCAAGGGGAAGAGTTGGGTATGACCAATTATCCTTTCCAGTCCAAAGCGGATTTTCGCGATATTGAAAGTATTCATGCATATGAAGACTGGGTGGAATCCGGGAAAGTGGAGCATGAGGATTTCTGGCCTTGCCTCCTGAATAAGAGCCGTGATAATGCAAGAACCCCTGTTCAGTGGGATGATACAAAAAACGCAGGGTTTACCCAGGGAAATCCATGGATTCAGGTGAATCCCAATTATACGGATATTAATGCAAAAGCTGAATTGGAAAATCCAGATTCTGTGTTTTACTATTATCAGAAACTGATAAAGCTTCGTAAAGAATATCCGGTTATCGTATATGGAAAGTACGAATTGCAGCTGGCGGATGATGAGAATATCTTTGCATATACAAGAACACTGGATGATCAGCGGATTTTTGTAGTCTGCAATTATAATCAGAGCAGGTGCAATATCCAGATTCCCTCTGAATTTTCAAAAGCAGAATGTTTGATTGCAAATTACGAAAGAAAGTGTTATGAGGGGACCCTGGAATTAAAACCCTATGAAGCTTTTGTGTTATACCATAAGTAA
- the prfB gene encoding peptide chain release factor 2 (programmed frameshift), with the protein MVELDQFKTELNVYEGPLVEVRDSLDLANKEQRIEELERKMEEPDFWDVPEKAQEMMKELGSLKEDRDTYKKLVTAKEDMETLIEMGYEENDASVIPEIEEMLETFKQDFDKIRIKTLLSGEYDKTNAILKLNAGAGGTEAMDWCSMLYRMYTRWAEQKGFSVEELDFLEGEEAGIKSVTFQVNGENAYGYLKSEKGVHRLVRISPFNANGKRQTSFVSCDVMPDIEEDIDLEIKDEEIRIDTFRSSGAGGQHINKTSSAIRITHYPTGIVVSCQNERSQHMNKDKAMQMLKAKLYLLRQQEQEEKLSGIRGEVTDIGWGNQIRSYVMQPYTMVKDHRTSEEKGQVDAVLDGDIDSFINAYLKWIALKK; encoded by the exons GTGGTTGAATTAGATCAGTTCAAGACAGAGCTGAATGTCTACGAAGGACCATTAGTGGAAGTGAGGGATTCACTT GACCTCGCTAATAAAGAGCAGAGGATTGAAGAATTAGAAAGAAAGATGGAAGAACCTGACTTCTGGGATGTACCGGAAAAGGCTCAGGAGATGATGAAAGAGCTGGGAAGTCTGAAAGAAGACAGGGACACTTATAAAAAGCTGGTCACAGCTAAAGAAGATATGGAAACCTTAATTGAGATGGGCTATGAGGAGAATGATGCTTCTGTCATTCCGGAGATTGAAGAAATGCTGGAAACCTTTAAGCAGGATTTTGACAAAATCCGTATCAAGACCTTATTGTCCGGTGAATATGATAAAACCAATGCCATCCTCAAGTTAAATGCAGGTGCTGGCGGAACTGAAGCCATGGACTGGTGTTCCATGCTTTACCGTATGTATACCCGGTGGGCGGAGCAGAAGGGATTTTCCGTAGAGGAACTGGATTTTCTGGAAGGTGAAGAGGCGGGAATCAAATCCGTAACTTTCCAGGTAAATGGAGAAAATGCCTATGGGTATCTGAAATCCGAAAAAGGTGTCCATCGCCTGGTCAGAATTTCACCCTTTAATGCCAATGGAAAGAGGCAGACTTCTTTCGTATCCTGTGATGTGATGCCGGACATTGAAGAAGATATCGATCTCGAGATTAAAGATGAAGAAATTCGTATTGATACCTTCCGTTCCAGCGGTGCCGGCGGACAGCACATTAACAAGACCTCGTCTGCAATCCGCATTACCCATTATCCAACAGGAATTGTGGTAAGCTGTCAAAATGAGCGGTCTCAGCATATGAACAAGGATAAGGCGATGCAGATGCTGAAAGCAAAGCTGTACTTGCTGAGACAGCAGGAGCAGGAAGAAAAACTTTCGGGTATCAGGGGTGAGGTTACAGATATAGGCTGGGGCAATCAGATTCGATCCTACGTTATGCAGCCCTATACAATGGTCAAGGATCACCGGACCAGTGAAGAGAAAGGTCAGGTAGATGCTGTATTAGATGGAGATATTGATTCATTTATCAATGCATACCTGAAGTGGATAGCCCTGAAAAAATAA